Genomic segment of Acidobacteriota bacterium:
ATCCACGTGGAAACCCAGGACGACGCGGTGCACGTCAAGTACCGGATCGACGGCGTACTGCAGCCCGCCATGCGCCCGATCGACCGGCGCTTCCACAGCACGATCATCTCGCGCATCAAGGTGATGGCGGAGCTCGACATCGCCGAGAAGCGCGTGCCGCAGGACGGGCGCTTCAAGCTGCGGCTGCCGGGCAAGACGATCGACTTTCGCGTGTCGATCATGCCGAGCGTGCACGGCGAGGACTCCGTCATCCGCATCCTCGACAAGGAATCGATCAGCGAGCAGTTCAAGGAGCTGCGGCTCGACATCCTCGGCTTCCCCGAGCTGGAGCTGAAGCGCTTCCGCAAGTACATCGCCGAGCCGTACGGCATGGTGCTCGTCACCGGGCCGACCGGCAGCGGCAAGACGACGACGCTCTACGCCGCGCTTTCCGAGATCAAGTCGCCGGAAGACAAGATCATCACGATTGAGGATCCGGTGGAATACCAGCTGCACGGCATCACGCAGATCCCGATCAACGAAAAGAAGGGGCTGACGTTCGCGCGCGGGCTGCGCTCGATCCTGCGGCACGACCCCGACAAGATCATGGTCGGCGAGATCCGCGACAACGAGACGGCGCAGATCGCGATCAACTCCGCGTTGACGGGGCATCTCGTGTTCACGACCGTGCACGCCAACAACGTGGTGGACGTGCTGGGGCGGTTCCTGAACATGGGCGTCGAGGCGTACCAGTTCGTCTCGGCGCTCAACTGCGTCCTGGCGCAGCGGCTCGTGCGCACGATCTGTACGCACTGCCGCCGCCCGGCGGCGATCACGCGGGAGATGCTCGAGGAGTCCGCGCTCGATCCGGGGCTGGCGCAGGCGCACGCGTTTTACGAGGGGGCGGGCTGCATCGAGTGCGGCGGCACCGGGTACAAGGGACGCACCGCCATCTGCGAGCTGCTCGACCTGACGGACCGCATCCGTGAGATGATTCTGGAGCGCCGCCCGACCTCGGAGATCAAGAAGATGGCACGCGAGGAAGGCATGCGGTTCCTGCGCGAGTCCGCCGTCGAGCGCGCCCTCAACGGCACGACGACACTGCGCGAGATCAACAAGGTGACGTTCGTCGAATGAGCCCCGCCGCTGCGCGAAGCAGCTTCCTCAAGGCGCAGCCTCCCGCCATCGCCGTGGAGTTCGCGGCCGATCGCGTGGCGATCGTGTCGGTGGACCGCGGCCCGGGCGGCGCGACCGTGAGCGCGCACGGCGTGGAACGGCTCGCGCCGGGCGTGCTCGCGCCTCAGCTGAACGGCCGCAACGTGCAGGACGCCAACAGCGCGGGGGACGCGCTGCGCCGCCTCATCGACGCCGCGGGCCTCCGCGGCACGCGCGCGGCGCTCGTGCTGCCCGACGCGGTGGCGCGCGTGTCCATCGTGTCGTTCGAGACCGTCCCCTCGTCGGCCGCGGACCTCGAGCAGCTGATCCGGTGGCAGGTCCGAAAGTCGGTGCCGTTCGCGATCGACACGGCGCAGGTCTCGTGGGACCGCGGGAGCGGCAACGACTTCGTCGTGACGGTCGCCCGCCGCGACATCATCGAGGAGTACGAAGCCGTGTGCGCGCGCGCCGGCCTGCACGCCGGCCTCGTCGATCTCGCCACGTTCAACCTGATTAATGCCGTGCTGGCCTCCGGGGCGCCCGATGGGGACTGGATGCTCGTGCACCTGACCGTGGGGGACGCGTCGATCGCGATCGTGCGCGGCCACGACCTGATCTTCTTCCGCAACAAGACGACCGCGCAGGACGAGTCGGTCGAGGACCTGGTGCACCAGACGGCGATGTACCACGAAGACCGCCTGGGCGGCGGCCGGTTCGCGCGCGTGGTGGTCAGCGGCCTGGCCGCCGGCGCCGCCGCCGAGACGCGGCGCAACATCGAGGCGCGGTTCGGCGTGCCGGTCGAGGCCGTGGATCCGCGCGGGGCCGCGACGCTCCGCGATCGCATCGCCGCGGCGCCCGAGCTGCTCGAGGCGCTTGCGGCGCCGGTCGGCATCCTGGTGCGGGAGGTCGCGTGATCCGGAACAATCTGGCCACGCGCCCCTTCTACAACGAGCGCGCCGCGCACGCGGCCATCGCGCTCGTTGCGGTGGCGATCGTCGCGCTCACCGCGTTCAATCTCTATCGCCTGGTCTCGCTGTCGGCACGCAGCACGGCGCTCGCCGCGGAGATCCGCCGCGACGAGGACGCGGCCGCGCGCGTGCGGCGCCAGGCGGCGGCGCTGCGCGCCCGGATCAATCACACCGAGCTGCAGGCGGTGATGGCCGGCGCCCGCGAAGCCAACGCGCTGATCGATCAGCGGACGTTCTCGTGGACGGAGTTCTTCAACCTGATCGAGCGCACCCTGCCCGCCAACGTGATGCTGTCGTCGGTGAGGCCCGCGATCGAGGGAGGGCGCACGACCGTCCACCTCGTCGTCCTGGGACGCCGGGCGGAGGACATCGACGCCTTCATGGAACAGCTCGAGACGACCAACGCGTTCCGGTCGGTCCAGCCGAGGGCGGAGGACGTCACCGAGGAAGGACTGCACCGGCTGGCGCTGACAGCCGAATACGAGGCGGCGCCGTCCGGGCCGGCTTCGCCGGTCGCGGCGCCAGGAGGCGGGGCCGGGGCCCCGACCGGGCTGTGATTCCCGTTCGTCGCGTGCTCCAGGAGAAACGCGGCATCGTGTGGCTGCTCTTTGTCGTGCTGCTCGCCAACGTGGCGCTGTATGCCGTGGCGGTCTATCCGCTCTCGCGCAAGGTTGCGGGGGCCGAAGAGCGCGCAGCGGTCGCCCGCACGTCGCGTGTCGCCGCGGAGCGCGAGCAGACGATCGCCCGCGCGACGCTCGAAGGCAAGGATCGCGCCGACCGCGAGCTGCAGAAGTTCTACGCCGAGGTGCTCCCCGGCGATCACGCCGCCGCCCGCCGCATCACGTACCTGCGGCTCGCACGGCTCGCGCGCGACGCGGGGCTCGACCCGGGCCGCACCTCGTTCGACGCCATGCCCGTTCGAAACAGCTCGCTCACGCGGCTCGCCGTCTCCCTCGATCTGCAAGGCAGCTACGGCGCCGTCAGGCGCTTCATCTACCTGCTCGAGACCGCGCACGAGTTCACGATCATCGAGAACGTGGCGCTTGCCAGCAGCGAAGGGGGAGAGCTGCAGCTCAACCTCGCCCTTGCGACGTACTATCGGAACGGCCGCGATGGCGATTGACCGGGGGAGGCTGGGCCCGGCGCGGCAATGGGTGATCCTCGCCGGGCTGGCGATCGTGCTGGTCGCGGCCGTGATGCTGCGCGGCGGATCGCGGCCCGACACCCCGGCCGGCGCGTCCCGCCAGGCGTCCAACACACAGGGACGAGCCGTCGCGCCGCCGCGCGAGCTTGACGTGCGTCTCGAGGCGCTGCGGGGGGAACGGGCCCGGCCTGGCGCGATCGATCGGAACCCGTTCCGGTTCGAGGCGCGGCGGCCGCCGCGGGGAGATGACGAAGCGGGGGAGGCACGCGGGCCCGCCTCGCGGCGCGAGATCGAACCCGCGCCGCCGGCGCCGGCCGGGCCGACTCCGCCGCCGCCAATCCCGCTGAAGTTCATCGGGATCATCGAATCGCCGGGCGCCGGCCGGATGGCCGCGCTCAGCGACGGCCGCCGCGTTTTCCACGGGCGCACGGGAGATACCATCGAGGGGCGCTATCGCATCGTCCGGATTGGCGTGGAGTCCATCGTCCTGGAGTACGTTCATGGGGGGGCGCAGCAGACGATCCGGCTGTCGGGCCAATGAATGGAGCAGGTGTGAGACGGAGATCGGGAGCTCTGATCGCGCTGGTGCTGATGTCGGCGCTGATGCTGTCGGCGTGCGCCGCCGAGCGGGCGTTCCGCCGCGGCGAGGATTCTTCGCGGGCCGGGGACTGGGACTCCGCCGTGGTGCACTACCGCCGCGCGGTCCAGGAGGATCCCGATCGCGCGGAGTACAAGATCAGGCTGGAGCGCGCGATGCAGAACGCCGCGCGCGATCACATCAGCCGCGCGCGCGAGCTGGAGGAGGGGGATCAGCTGGACGCGGCGCTGCGCGAGTATCGCCGCGCCCTGGAGTACGACGCCTCGAACCGGCTGGCGGCGTCGAAGGCCGCGGAACTGGAGCGCACGATCCGGGAGCGGATTGAGGCCGCGCGCCCGCGGCCGCGGATCGAGCAGCTCCGCGAGCAGGCGCGGACGAGCACGGCGCCGCCGCTGCTCGATCCGGCATCCAAGGCGCCGCTCAAGTTCACGTTCACCAACGCCTCGCTGCGCGACGTGATCAACACGATCACCAGCGCCGCCGGGATCAATACGATGTACGACTCCCAGGCGGAGTCGGTCGTGGGGCGGCCGATCACGGTCAACCTGGACGGCGTCACGCTGGAGCAGGCGCTCGATCAGATCCTCGCGTCCAACGGCCTCTATTACAAGGTCCTGAACCCGCGGACGATCATCATCATCCCCGACGTCGCGACCAAGCACGCGCAGTACGACGAGCTGGCGATCAAGACCTTCTACCTGTCGCACGCCGACGCGTCCGAGGTGATGCAGGTCCTCAACCAGGTCGTGCGGCTCGCCCAGGCCGGCGTGCAGCCCGTCGTGATGATGA
This window contains:
- a CDS encoding type II/IV secretion system protein; this encodes MDQKTVNGSPDFYVGAGETTPAEQAAENDRARRLAERYRLEFVDMHRFRIDQELFRSIPADLMLRYGFVPYRRDAHALVIVVSDPTDLPLIDELSALLGTPIKVAVGTPSAIQSILKKSESSQRVLEEATEGFQMQILREDENLEESLTVEKLTSDASPVIRLVDSMIYTAIQRRASDIHVETQDDAVHVKYRIDGVLQPAMRPIDRRFHSTIISRIKVMAELDIAEKRVPQDGRFKLRLPGKTIDFRVSIMPSVHGEDSVIRILDKESISEQFKELRLDILGFPELELKRFRKYIAEPYGMVLVTGPTGSGKTTTLYAALSEIKSPEDKIITIEDPVEYQLHGITQIPINEKKGLTFARGLRSILRHDPDKIMVGEIRDNETAQIAINSALTGHLVFTTVHANNVVDVLGRFLNMGVEAYQFVSALNCVLAQRLVRTICTHCRRPAAITREMLEESALDPGLAQAHAFYEGAGCIECGGTGYKGRTAICELLDLTDRIREMILERRPTSEIKKMAREEGMRFLRESAVERALNGTTTLREINKVTFVE
- the pilM gene encoding pilus assembly protein PilM, producing MSPAAARSSFLKAQPPAIAVEFAADRVAIVSVDRGPGGATVSAHGVERLAPGVLAPQLNGRNVQDANSAGDALRRLIDAAGLRGTRAALVLPDAVARVSIVSFETVPSSAADLEQLIRWQVRKSVPFAIDTAQVSWDRGSGNDFVVTVARRDIIEEYEAVCARAGLHAGLVDLATFNLINAVLASGAPDGDWMLVHLTVGDASIAIVRGHDLIFFRNKTTAQDESVEDLVHQTAMYHEDRLGGGRFARVVVSGLAAGAAAETRRNIEARFGVPVEAVDPRGAATLRDRIAAAPELLEALAAPVGILVREVA